From the genome of Glycine max cultivar Williams 82 chromosome 2, Glycine_max_v4.0, whole genome shotgun sequence, one region includes:
- the LOC106797516 gene encoding uncharacterized protein: MARIPNKIKGINGSKETLKLAVRITDLWFVGTPDKSEQAEMIIVDSDGDQIHVVCKRDQLKSWKLDLKENCTYVMHNFKVIKNDGQYRVCDHPYKLVFTGVTVVRQTDLDNVPFKKYNFTQFANIIAGHFQPGLLVGLYPPSVSNSLKASKLLINQPVAEIQEFKHRYRLEVMVSHKEESTKFLLWDRECTDLIGQSADEVNRFNQSSGMIRDLSLINIIMELLPDAEASSRIHIALPDSSDPPHHESQSLSRTADHDPLLRLPLTPTKRQISQECDDEARSSQISPAQLSSNKLGKHVKIE; encoded by the exons ATGGCTCGGATTCCTAACAAGATAAAGGGCATcaatggatcaaaagaaacccTTAAACTTGCTGTGAGGATAACTGATCTTTGGTTTGTCGGAACACCTGACAAGTCTGAACAAGCTGAGATGATTATAGTGGACTCTGAT GGTGATCAAATTCATGTGGTTTGTAAGCGAGACCAACTGAAGTCTTGGAAGTTGGATTTGAAAGAGAATTGTACTTATGTGATGCACAATTTTAAAGTCATCAAGAATGATGGTCAATACAGAGTTTGTGACCACCCATATAAATTGGTATTCACTGGTGTTACTGTTGTTAGACAAACTGATTTGGACAAtgttccttttaaaaaatacaatttcacTCAATTTGCCAATATCATTGCTGGCCACTTTCAACCTGGCCTGTTGGTTG GATTGTACCCACCGTCAGTAAGTAATTCTTTGAAGGCTTCAAAGTTACTTATTAATCAACCGGTGGCTGAAATTCAAGAATTCAAACACAG GTATAGACTTGAGGTAATGGTCAGTCACAAGGAGGAAAGCACCAAATTTCTTCTCTGGGACCGTGAATGCACTGACTTAATTGGGCAATCAGCTGATGAAGTGAATAG ATTCAACCAAAGTTCAGGAATGATACGTGACTTAAGTTTGATTAACATTATAATGGAGTTACTGCCTGATGCTGAG GCATCTTCTAGGATCCATATTGCACTCCCTGATTCTAGTGATCCTCCTCACCATGAATCT CAATCCCTGTCTAGAACAGCAGATCATGATCCACTTCTTCGACTCCCCTTAACACCAACAAAGCGACAGATATCCCAAGAATGTGATGATGAAGCAAGAAGCTCTCAGATTTCACCTGCACAACTTTCATCTAACAAATTAGGGAAACATGTTAAAATTGAATGA